Proteins found in one Candidatus Abawacabacteria bacterium genomic segment:
- a CDS encoding PEGA domain-containing protein, whose protein sequence is MKKVLIILLVLLLIGSGIFFWSRRNNSVQNLEIRDQNLIKNNDVIPIAQAPITIVTNPIGATIKLDGNEEGKTPLSLSNLVKESYRLEIQKDGYQTIVATLFPRENKGFISLALTPITPTQSSVPIAIVSSKPTSISHSDQPSTEDMQTYLNTLLENDPNIPLALAGKVNVPLGYRFPDTFDLTKKVYLEIIKPTLEQDSLSKQMPLLARSFLFAQLRDRFYYDPQNGVIVSAEKNQFAISIINFGFFDPTHISLNQGMELVWFNQNNKACELRTDPKSPQKINQTIMPQTTSSIQLVEKGIYLFFCQGNPGPLQTVTVS, encoded by the coding sequence ATGAAAAAAGTACTGATTATTTTGCTAGTTTTATTACTTATTGGCTCAGGAATATTTTTCTGGAGTAGAAGGAATAATTCAGTTCAGAATTTAGAAATCAGAGATCAGAATTTGATTAAAAATAATGATGTTATACCTATCGCCCAAGCTCCCATTACTATAGTCACTAATCCCATAGGAGCAACTATTAAACTTGATGGCAATGAGGAGGGAAAGACTCCACTCTCATTAAGTAATTTGGTAAAGGAGAGCTATCGTCTGGAAATCCAAAAAGATGGCTATCAGACTATAGTGGCAACACTTTTTCCGCGAGAAAATAAAGGTTTTATTAGCCTTGCTTTGACACCAATAACACCAACACAGTCATCGGTCCCCATTGCTATAGTTTCAAGCAAGCCGACGAGCATATCTCACTCTGATCAACCGAGTACAGAAGATATGCAAACTTATTTAAACACTTTGCTGGAAAACGATCCAAACATTCCTCTTGCTTTAGCCGGAAAAGTAAATGTGCCTCTAGGGTATCGCTTTCCAGATACTTTTGACTTAACAAAAAAAGTATATTTAGAAATTATTAAGCCCACTTTAGAACAGGATTCACTGAGCAAACAAATGCCCTTGCTAGCAAGAAGCTTTCTTTTTGCCCAGTTACGAGATCGATTTTATTATGATCCCCAAAATGGGGTAATTGTCAGTGCTGAAAAAAATCAATTTGCCATCAGCATTATCAATTTTGGCTTTTTCGATCCTACTCATATATCGCTTAATCAAGGTATGGAGCTAGTATGGTTCAATCAAAATAACAAAGCCTGTGAACTCCGTACTGATCCTAAATCGCCGCAAAAGATAAATCAGACCATCATGCCGCAAACGACATCAAGTATTCAGTTGGTCGAAAAAGGTATTTATCTATTCTTTTGCCAGGGCAATCCCGGTCCCCTACAAACTGTCACCGTATCTTAA
- a CDS encoding phospholipid carrier-dependent glycosyltransferase → MRRWREAMKTWWQAQNPWYLGGCALLVLAAILRALFLSSPQMPVFDEVHFPYFAQRYLAGQPFFDIHPPLAKWLIALSEWLFGYNQSADYSLAVAGAGATDYFTRIIPTILGNFSFSWRFMPYLFGMGFLLVIWQLAWHITKSYQAAFFALLLVSTDSLLFVYGRTGLMDGIMYFFVFAAFLACVLALKQRKVFRQVGYLLLAGVLSGLAMSVKWLGMAALILCFFWLLFHFQKIHKPRGLIAVLAALILAVSTYLFSFIGETNNWQQLAIDVNQPTHSYWDKLYQWHDQSFLFNKNLKDSHPYGSTWWSWPLMLRPLLYYYEQVDPITFTPARDLLTQTPLSVCTSDGSCWVRLIAAIGNPIIWWCSFVSFLITFFFIWPKKSWQWALLLSSIVMYLPWLFIGRVSFLYYFMGVAIVWQVLLALNLWEWYKKPSGKIAVPVLLVLAAVWFFLAYPVLTATPIPAWYIPKVLWFPSWRT, encoded by the coding sequence ATGAGGAGGTGGCGTGAGGCGATGAAAACTTGGTGGCAGGCCCAGAATCCTTGGTATCTTGGTGGCTGTGCTTTATTAGTTTTAGCAGCAATATTAAGAGCGCTTTTTTTGTCCTCGCCCCAAATGCCTGTATTTGATGAGGTGCATTTTCCTTATTTTGCTCAACGCTATCTTGCCGGTCAGCCTTTTTTTGATATTCATCCACCTTTAGCAAAGTGGTTAATAGCACTCTCTGAATGGTTATTTGGTTATAATCAGTCTGCTGACTATAGCTTGGCTGTGGCAGGTGCTGGTGCTACAGACTATTTTACCCGCATTATTCCTACCATTCTCGGTAACTTTTCCTTCAGTTGGCGCTTTATGCCATATCTTTTTGGCATGGGGTTTCTGTTAGTAATTTGGCAACTGGCTTGGCATATTACCAAATCATATCAAGCAGCTTTTTTCGCCTTGTTACTGGTTAGTACTGATAGTTTGCTTTTTGTTTATGGTCGTACAGGACTTATGGATGGGATTATGTATTTTTTTGTTTTTGCCGCTTTTCTTGCTTGTGTGCTTGCCTTAAAGCAACGCAAAGTTTTTAGGCAAGTAGGGTACTTGCTGTTAGCTGGAGTGTTATCTGGTTTGGCTATGTCGGTGAAGTGGCTCGGTATGGCAGCTCTTATTTTGTGCTTTTTCTGGTTGCTTTTCCATTTCCAAAAGATTCATAAACCAAGGGGGCTGATTGCTGTTTTGGCAGCTCTGATCTTGGCCGTCAGTACCTATCTGTTTAGCTTCATTGGTGAAACAAACAATTGGCAACAATTAGCTATCGATGTGAATCAGCCAACGCATTCTTATTGGGATAAGCTTTATCAATGGCATGATCAATCTTTTCTATTCAATAAAAATCTCAAGGATTCCCATCCTTATGGTTCTACTTGGTGGAGCTGGCCACTGATGCTACGTCCATTACTTTATTACTATGAACAAGTAGATCCCATAACCTTTACTCCAGCCCGAGATCTCCTTACCCAGACTCCTTTAAGTGTTTGTACCAGTGACGGTAGTTGTTGGGTGCGACTAATTGCCGCTATAGGCAATCCTATTATTTGGTGGTGTTCATTTGTTTCATTCTTGATCACGTTCTTTTTCATCTGGCCCAAGAAATCATGGCAATGGGCTTTGCTTCTTAGTAGTATTGTCATGTATTTACCGTGGCTATTTATTGGTCGCGTATCATTCCTCTATTACTTCATGGGGGTGGCAATCGTATGGCAAGTTTTGTTGGCCTTGAATTTGTGGGAGTGGTACAAAAAGCCATCTGGTAAAATAGCCGTGCCAGTATTGTTGGTACTAGCAGCCGTGTGGTTTTTCTTGGCCTATCCTGTACTCACAGCTACTCCAATTCCAGCCTGGTATATTCCTAAAGTACTATGGTTTCCCAGCTGGAGAACCTAA
- a CDS encoding PEGA domain-containing protein: MLKKFLLIGLPLIFVISAILTWNQFNMPPSNLVAPTGPSALPSTLKVTPQIIEQPKEVTIISTPQGASISIDGKAVGEAPLKYTFPAIKEYRIEAKKMGYITLVLKYTPTDTSLRLQLASEALVVTPTISIGNSTPTPRIFSTSSPIQTSTPMATAVPFPNPPSLQIISQPNSTFFYNVPSTSSTPSNTSSPQISPSPIPTPNVATTVPTASSTNAQATIPNQAQIAHYQRLIATYSGIHDYGPDDLIEEGTANEEGIVISGNHFYPASTMVASAYPLRFINDSGDSCTLTASGSRGEFHVGSLNARENLLFSAAIGTDEGIQFWCAEKPLIKTTVVFLP; encoded by the coding sequence ATGCTCAAAAAGTTCCTTCTCATTGGCTTACCTTTAATCTTCGTGATTAGTGCCATTTTGACCTGGAATCAATTTAATATGCCACCATCTAATTTAGTTGCACCAACTGGACCGAGCGCTTTACCTAGCACCCTAAAAGTAACACCGCAAATAATAGAACAGCCCAAAGAGGTAACTATTATTTCCACCCCTCAAGGTGCCAGTATTAGCATTGATGGCAAAGCAGTTGGCGAAGCACCTTTAAAATATACTTTTCCAGCAATTAAGGAGTATCGAATTGAAGCAAAAAAGATGGGATATATTACTTTGGTACTCAAGTATACCCCCACAGATACGAGCTTACGTTTGCAATTAGCGAGTGAAGCTTTGGTGGTAACACCAACTATTAGCATAGGAAACAGCACCCCCACCCCCCGCATTTTCTCTACTTCTTCGCCTATACAGACTTCTACTCCTATGGCAACAGCCGTACCTTTTCCCAATCCCCCCTCATTACAAATAATCTCTCAACCCAATAGCACTTTTTTCTATAATGTCCCAAGCACTAGCAGCACACCATCAAACACATCGTCTCCTCAAATTTCTCCCTCCCCCATTCCCACTCCTAATGTAGCTACTACAGTACCAACAGCATCATCGACAAACGCACAAGCCACCATACCCAATCAAGCTCAAATAGCGCACTATCAAAGATTGATTGCTACCTATTCTGGTATCCATGATTACGGCCCCGATGATCTTATCGAGGAAGGTACAGCTAATGAAGAAGGTATCGTGATTAGTGGCAATCATTTTTATCCTGCTTCAACTATGGTTGCCTCAGCTTATCCTTTACGCTTTATCAATGATAGTGGCGATAGCTGTACTTTAACTGCTAGTGGCAGTAGAGGTGAGTTTCACGTTGGCAGCCTCAATGCGAGAGAAAATTTATTATTTTCTGCTGCTATTGGTACCGATGAAGGTATTCAATTCTGGTGTGCAGAAAAACCACTGATCAAAACCACTGTAGTATTTTTACCTTAG
- a CDS encoding N-6 DNA methylase — protein MATSLELIIMPLLYALGAILLVITVYVLLIGAPFIPTPQPVVEHMVKVAKLKKGMTVMDPGCGDARMLVTACKMHPEVRGIGYELFFIAYILAKIRTWKFRNRIKIWFRNSDHADLSEVDVMFCYMLYKPLGRNADKYKRELKKGAKIISYAFEIPGWQWDEKIPPVPEKNFAAIFIYKI, from the coding sequence ATGGCCACTTCTCTCGAGCTCATTATCATGCCTTTATTGTATGCATTAGGGGCAATATTGTTAGTGATCACGGTCTATGTGTTACTAATTGGTGCGCCTTTTATTCCTACCCCTCAGCCAGTAGTAGAGCATATGGTAAAAGTTGCTAAACTTAAAAAGGGTATGACGGTAATGGATCCCGGCTGTGGCGATGCCCGGATGCTGGTAACGGCTTGTAAAATGCATCCGGAAGTGAGGGGGATTGGTTATGAATTATTTTTCATTGCTTATATTCTAGCAAAGATAAGAACATGGAAATTTCGCAACCGAATCAAAATTTGGTTTCGTAATAGTGACCACGCAGATCTAAGTGAAGTAGATGTGATGTTCTGTTATATGCTGTATAAACCTCTAGGGCGGAATGCAGATAAATATAAACGAGAATTAAAAAAAGGCGCCAAGATTATCTCGTACGCCTTTGAAATTCCCGGATGGCAATGGGATGAAAAAATTCCACCAGTACCAGAAAAGAATTTCGCTGCAATCTTTATCTACAAGATTTAA
- a CDS encoding rod shape-determining protein, whose translation MFLSKKIAIDLGTTNTRVHMEGRGIIAQEPSIVAVSEQKRILAIGEEAKVMIGRTPEMIKAHQPLQDGAIADYRVTEGLLRHFINKAAGRFRFFNPQVMISVSAGITSTERRAVIDAAISAGAHEAFLIKHPLAAAIGANIPIAEPVGNFIVDIGGGTTEVAVISLGGIVVSESVRVGGNKLDQSIAEHIRKQYGLSIGPRTAEEVKITVGSAIPMKEVLRMNIRGRDLVTGLPKVIEVHTGDVVKAIADELEKIILAIKKVLEQTPPELSADIIDHGIVLSGGGAQLRNLAELISHHTGVPTVVVDEPTLCVVRGVAVALENLDSYKRSLIGSKYR comes from the coding sequence ATGTTTCTTAGTAAGAAAATTGCCATTGATTTAGGCACTACCAATACCAGAGTACATATGGAAGGCAGAGGCATTATTGCTCAAGAACCTTCTATTGTTGCTGTTTCGGAGCAGAAGAGAATTTTAGCAATTGGTGAAGAGGCCAAAGTGATGATTGGTAGAACGCCAGAAATGATTAAGGCCCATCAACCTTTGCAGGATGGGGCTATTGCTGATTATCGGGTAACGGAAGGATTATTACGCCACTTTATTAATAAAGCTGCCGGACGCTTTCGATTTTTCAACCCTCAGGTAATGATTTCTGTATCGGCGGGTATTACTAGCACAGAAAGGCGTGCTGTAATTGATGCTGCTATTTCAGCCGGTGCTCATGAAGCATTCTTGATCAAACATCCATTAGCAGCAGCTATTGGCGCTAATATTCCCATTGCTGAGCCAGTAGGTAACTTTATTGTTGATATTGGTGGTGGGACTACCGAAGTCGCGGTAATTTCTTTAGGTGGTATTGTCGTTTCAGAGTCAGTACGAGTTGGAGGCAATAAGTTAGATCAAAGTATAGCCGAGCATATCCGTAAACAATATGGTCTTTCTATTGGTCCCCGCACGGCAGAGGAAGTAAAAATTACTGTAGGGAGTGCAATCCCCATGAAGGAGGTTTTGCGAATGAATATTCGTGGCCGCGATTTGGTAACCGGTTTACCAAAAGTGATTGAGGTACATACTGGAGATGTGGTGAAGGCAATTGCTGATGAATTGGAAAAAATTATCTTGGCAATCAAAAAGGTGCTGGAACAAACCCCACCAGAATTAAGCGCTGATATTATCGACCATGGCATCGTGCTAAGTGGCGGTGGTGCCCAATTAAGAAATCTGGCGGAATTGATTAGCCATCACACTGGGGTACCGACAGTAGTCGTGGATGAACCAACGCTTTGTGTGGTTCGCGGTGTGGCGGTAGCTCTAGAGAATCTCGACTCTTATAAACGCAGTTTGATTGGTAGCAAATATCGCTAA
- a CDS encoding translation initiation factor IF-3 has protein sequence MGHVEVRLVDSENELIGIVPLPKALSLAQEAGLDLVEIAPMAKPPVCKIMDFGKYIYRQQKLEKKQKSKSPKNEIKGIRLGLTTSPHDLETKANQTKRFLEKNAKVKVTLMFHGRQMSRKELGEAKVNEFLTYLEGLYTIEQGITLQGKLMSMMIKPL, from the coding sequence GTGGGCCATGTCGAAGTGCGCTTGGTAGATAGTGAGAATGAGCTAATCGGTATTGTTCCTTTACCTAAAGCACTTAGTTTAGCACAGGAAGCTGGTTTAGATTTGGTTGAAATCGCGCCAATGGCCAAACCACCAGTATGTAAAATTATGGATTTTGGTAAATATATTTACCGACAGCAGAAACTAGAAAAGAAGCAAAAAAGTAAAAGTCCTAAGAATGAAATCAAAGGCATACGACTTGGACTTACCACTTCCCCTCATGACTTAGAAACCAAAGCCAATCAGACTAAAAGATTCTTGGAAAAGAATGCTAAAGTAAAAGTAACTCTGATGTTTCATGGTAGACAAATGAGTAGAAAAGAATTGGGTGAGGCAAAAGTCAATGAATTCCTTACTTATCTAGAAGGATTATATACTATTGAACAGGGCATTACTTTACAGGGAAAGTTGATGTCAATGATGATTAAGCCGCTCTAA
- the rplT gene encoding 50S ribosomal protein L20: MRVKRGVAAHHRHKKLLKSVKGYRGLSGKTFKMARQAFFKAGQHSFLDRRKRRRTFRSLWIQRINAACREHNMSYSQFMSKLRVKGIVLNRKMLSEMAFTDGSAFNQLIKSL; encoded by the coding sequence ATGCGTGTAAAACGTGGAGTGGCAGCGCATCATCGCCACAAAAAGTTACTCAAGAGTGTCAAAGGATACCGTGGCTTAAGCGGTAAGACTTTCAAAATGGCTCGACAAGCTTTTTTCAAAGCAGGTCAGCACTCATTCCTTGATCGTCGCAAACGCCGTCGCACTTTCCGCAGTTTGTGGATTCAACGTATCAATGCTGCTTGTCGTGAACACAATATGAGCTATTCTCAATTCATGTCTAAGTTGCGAGTAAAAGGTATTGTACTCAATCGCAAAATGCTCTCAGAAATGGCATTTACCGATGGCAGCGCTTTCAATCAGCTGATTAAATCGCTTTAA
- the mfd gene encoding transcription-repair coupling factor, which translates to MSLPVCALTTLPAKEYAAELSSGKVLHFTGAASSASKILTMFHISTLLDRAVLWLADDPAMLERLASDGVLWEVPHFFFLGSDTLLGNHHLQVMRLVALIHQGKKPFVVTTPEVFADLKLPTPYDIEQAKISLRKGKKIHFVQFFNKLIDSGYQLASGLIVDQGFYVKRGGIIDIFPVNRETPLRIELFDDEVESIMSFNPATQEKGDVYDSIDIFPVDTRGYNAFLKDYLTQSVVVLDELSLTPAIPANSAVVNFLPFAEDISKKTGSKDLHCTSVLRFHNPLEFTTNLKQKVKEAWQIVIFTSDAEKIWQLLVDQGFSDSDIKRIRLVEKKLNKSAVDSFSSQSLQFPEAFQNSLTKLLVITDQEIFGQFQKPKKYTQSQVDAAFLASLNPGDLVVHIDHGLALFQGTIQKTVDNTTREYLQLDYAKGDKLFVPVEQADKVNKYIGATGEHAPPLTRLGSGDWNRVTSEARKESLVIAKELLELYALRETAKGFAHSNDEAKMSAFDASFGYVETPGQLKAIEEIKRDMEKERPMDRLLCGDVGFGKTEIAMRAAFKAFLSGKQVAILAPITILADQHCRSFTKRMDPFGVRVAMISRFNGPAEQKKTLEKLKKGEVDIIIGTHRLFQEDVKFKDLGLVVIDEEQRFGVKQKEKLKALRHSVDILTLTATPIPRTLNMSLSGLRDISTITTPPPGRLPVVTEVRRFSMSFIREAILRELERKGQVYFLHNRVQTIESMKEKLQNLVPEARFIVAHGQLSNEDLENRILSFKDHKYDVLISSTIIENGIDLPNANTLIVDNAERLGLAQAYQLRGRVGRSKTQAYAYFLYHSQKLDDTAKKRLRAIVEASELGSGFQIAMRDLEIRGAGDILGAKQHGSINAIGVTHFTRLLKQAVENLKSGKSQIDFINKPKEEALIELPVTAYIPDTYIDDHIDKIKYYQQLASCDTLDNLTELTKELAEKYGELPTETRNLLKVLELKIHATKANLIAIKETYIERQKRIELVLGARVTPREIMKLLAQNPRWMISGQVLKIKKDELGIDWFSRLCDDIRAFAAAFDDALVIVKK; encoded by the coding sequence ATGTCATTGCCTGTTTGTGCACTGACAACTTTGCCGGCCAAAGAGTATGCCGCGGAGCTGTCCAGTGGGAAAGTATTGCATTTTACCGGTGCTGCTAGTTCTGCCAGCAAAATACTAACAATGTTTCATATTAGTACATTGTTAGATCGTGCTGTGCTCTGGCTAGCTGATGATCCGGCCATGTTAGAACGCCTCGCTTCAGATGGTGTGCTTTGGGAAGTCCCGCATTTCTTCTTTCTGGGATCGGATACCTTATTGGGCAATCATCATCTACAAGTGATGCGTTTGGTTGCTCTTATCCATCAGGGCAAAAAACCTTTTGTCGTAACGACTCCAGAAGTGTTTGCTGACTTAAAGTTGCCTACGCCTTATGATATTGAACAAGCCAAGATAAGTTTGAGAAAAGGTAAAAAAATTCATTTTGTCCAATTTTTCAATAAATTAATTGATAGTGGTTACCAATTAGCTAGTGGTTTGATTGTGGATCAGGGATTTTATGTGAAAAGGGGAGGAATTATTGATATTTTCCCGGTCAATCGTGAAACCCCTCTGCGGATAGAACTATTTGATGATGAGGTTGAATCTATCATGTCCTTCAATCCGGCTACTCAGGAAAAAGGAGATGTTTATGATAGTATAGATATATTCCCAGTCGACACTCGTGGTTATAACGCCTTTTTAAAAGACTATTTAACTCAAAGTGTCGTTGTTTTGGATGAATTGAGTCTCACGCCAGCCATTCCAGCTAATAGCGCAGTAGTTAACTTTTTGCCTTTTGCAGAAGACATCAGTAAAAAGACTGGGAGTAAAGATTTACACTGTACTTCAGTATTGCGTTTCCATAATCCTTTAGAATTTACTACCAATTTAAAACAAAAAGTAAAAGAAGCTTGGCAAATAGTAATTTTTACTTCTGATGCCGAAAAGATTTGGCAATTATTGGTAGATCAGGGGTTTTCGGATAGTGATATTAAACGTATCCGTTTAGTTGAGAAAAAGCTAAACAAAAGTGCAGTAGATAGCTTTAGTTCACAATCATTACAATTTCCTGAAGCATTTCAAAATAGCCTAACAAAACTCTTAGTTATTACAGATCAAGAGATATTTGGTCAATTCCAAAAACCCAAAAAGTATACCCAATCTCAGGTAGATGCAGCGTTTTTAGCAAGTCTTAATCCCGGCGATTTGGTCGTGCATATCGATCATGGCTTGGCACTTTTCCAGGGAACTATTCAAAAAACTGTGGATAATACTACACGTGAATATCTACAGCTTGATTATGCCAAGGGAGACAAATTGTTTGTTCCTGTCGAGCAAGCTGATAAAGTAAATAAATACATTGGGGCTACTGGCGAGCATGCACCGCCACTCACTAGATTGGGTTCTGGTGATTGGAATCGTGTTACTTCTGAAGCGCGCAAAGAGAGTTTAGTGATTGCCAAAGAACTATTGGAATTGTATGCCCTTCGGGAAACAGCAAAAGGTTTCGCCCATAGTAATGATGAGGCAAAAATGAGCGCATTCGATGCTAGCTTTGGTTATGTAGAAACGCCGGGACAATTGAAAGCGATCGAAGAAATTAAACGTGATATGGAAAAAGAACGCCCCATGGATCGTTTATTATGCGGGGATGTGGGATTTGGTAAGACTGAGATTGCCATGAGGGCTGCTTTTAAAGCATTCCTTAGTGGTAAACAAGTTGCTATTTTGGCACCAATCACTATCTTGGCTGATCAACACTGTCGCTCTTTTACTAAAAGAATGGACCCCTTTGGTGTCCGTGTTGCTATGATATCTCGTTTCAATGGCCCCGCAGAACAAAAAAAGACTTTGGAGAAATTGAAAAAAGGAGAAGTTGACATCATTATTGGTACTCATCGGCTTTTTCAGGAAGATGTAAAATTCAAAGATCTGGGTTTGGTAGTAATTGATGAGGAACAACGTTTCGGTGTGAAACAAAAAGAAAAGTTAAAAGCCTTGAGACATAGTGTGGATATTTTGACGCTGACAGCGACTCCTATTCCTCGAACTCTCAACATGAGTTTATCTGGTCTGCGTGATATTTCCACTATCACCACGCCGCCACCAGGTCGCTTGCCGGTAGTTACCGAGGTGCGACGTTTTAGTATGTCATTTATTAGAGAAGCTATTCTGCGTGAATTAGAGCGTAAAGGTCAGGTATATTTTTTGCATAATAGAGTGCAAACCATTGAAAGTATGAAAGAGAAGTTACAAAACTTAGTACCAGAGGCGCGCTTCATTGTGGCTCATGGCCAGCTCTCCAATGAGGATTTAGAAAATCGTATTTTGAGCTTCAAAGATCATAAATACGATGTACTGATTAGTTCCACTATTATTGAAAATGGTATCGACTTGCCTAATGCCAATACCTTGATTGTTGATAATGCTGAGCGTCTAGGTTTGGCACAGGCATATCAATTACGAGGTCGTGTTGGTCGGAGTAAGACACAGGCATATGCATACTTCCTCTATCACAGTCAGAAGCTAGACGACACAGCGAAGAAACGTTTACGTGCAATTGTGGAGGCATCTGAACTGGGGAGTGGCTTCCAAATTGCCATGCGTGATTTAGAAATTCGTGGGGCAGGGGACATTTTGGGTGCTAAGCAACATGGTAGTATTAACGCCATTGGCGTGACACATTTTACCCGTTTATTGAAACAAGCGGTTGAAAATCTTAAGTCAGGCAAGAGTCAAATTGACTTTATCAATAAACCAAAAGAAGAGGCATTGATTGAATTACCTGTCACTGCATACATTCCTGATACCTATATCGACGATCACATCGATAAAATTAAGTATTACCAACAGCTGGCGAGTTGCGACACCTTGGATAATTTAACCGAATTAACCAAAGAATTAGCAGAGAAATATGGTGAATTACCGACAGAAACCCGCAATTTGTTGAAAGTGTTGGAGTTGAAGATTCATGCTACCAAGGCTAACTTAATTGCTATCAAGGAAACTTATATTGAGCGTCAAAAACGGATTGAATTGGTACTTGGGGCCAGAGTTACTCCGAGGGAAATCATGAAGCTACTTGCACAAAATCCCCGCTGGATGATTTCCGGTCAAGTGTTAAAGATCAAAAAAGATGAGCTTGGTATTGATTGGTTTAGCCGTCTATGTGACGATATTCGTGCTTTTGCAGCGGCATTTGACGATGCATTGGTGATTGTTAAAAAATAA
- a CDS encoding 50S ribosomal protein L35, protein MKLKSSSTAKKRVARTGSKKKIKFMREKAAKNHLLKNKSKRQKNLDNGGAVVDQTNVKSLRRLLPYS, encoded by the coding sequence ATGAAGCTCAAGTCATCCTCAACGGCTAAAAAACGAGTTGCGCGCACAGGCAGCAAAAAGAAAATCAAATTCATGCGTGAAAAGGCTGCAAAAAATCACCTTTTGAAAAATAAATCCAAGCGCCAAAAGAATTTAGATAATGGTGGTGCTGTGGTGGACCAAACCAATGTAAAAAGTTTACGTCGTTTATTACCTTATAGCTAG